A region from the Fundulus heteroclitus isolate FHET01 chromosome 22, MU-UCD_Fhet_4.1, whole genome shotgun sequence genome encodes:
- the gsta.1 gene encoding glutathione S-transferase, alpha tandem duplicate 1, translating to MSDKVILHYFNGRGKMESVRWLLTVAEVEFDENYLTTREQYLKLLNDGSLLFQQVPLVEIDGMKLVQTKAILHYIAEKYNLFGKDIKERVMINMYSEGLIDLMEMMMMLPFTADPKPKLDNIQSKAKERYLPVFEKALTGPVYLVGGKLSLADVLLVECTLMLEEKFPAILKDYPNLKSFQGRMTQIPAISRFLQPGSKRKPQPDEGYVKTVMEVFNITAPLSL from the exons ATGTCTGATAAGGTTATTCTGCACTATTTCAATGGAAGAGGAAAAATGGAGTCAGTCCGATGGCTTCTGACAGTTGCAGAAGTGGAG TTTGATGAGAATTATCTGACGACCAGGGAGCAGTACTTAAAACTCCTGAATG acGGGTCCCTCTTGTTTCAACAGGTTCCACTGGTGGAGATAGATGGCATGAAACTTGTGCAGACAAAAGCGATCCTGCATTACATCGCAGAGAAGTACAATCTCTTTGGAAAAGACATCAAAGAACGGGTCAT GATAAACATGTATTCCGAGGGATTGATTGACCTCATGGAAATGATGATGATGCTCCCCTTCACCGCAGACCCCAAACCCAAACTTGATAATATTCAGAGCAAAGCAAAAGAGCGCTACCTGCCAGTATTTGAGAAG GCTCTGACTGGACCCGTGTACCTGGTGGGAGGTAAACTAAGCCTTGCAGATGTGCTTCTGGTTGAATGCACTTTGATGCTGGAGGAGAAATTTCCTGCAATCCTCAAGGATTACCCCAACCTCAAG TCTTTCCAGGGCAGGATGACCCAGATTCCCGCCATCAGCAGGTTTCTGCAGCCGGGCAGCAAGAGGAAGCCGCAGCCAGACGAGGGTTACGTCAAGACTGTCATGGAAGTGTTCAACATCACCGCACCCCTCTCATTATAA
- the zgc:163080 gene encoding transmembrane protein 14A, whose protein sequence is MDWLGYGYAAAIFFGGFMGYKRKGSVMSLIAGLVFGGVSAYGAYNVSNDPKDVLVLLASSGLLAVIMGMRYKKSGKLMPAGIMSGLSLLMVFRLLLLTMV, encoded by the exons ATGGACTGGCTTGGTTACGGATATGCAGCAGCCATATTTTTTGGAGGATTTATGGGGTATAAGAGAAAAG GCAGTGTGATGTCCCTGATTGCTGGTTTAGTTTTTGGTGGAGTATCTGCTTATGGCGCCTATAACGTCTCCAATGATCCAAAAGATGTCCTGGTGTTGTTGG CCTCCTCTGGGTTGCTGGCAGTCATCATGGGGATGAGATACAAGAAATCTGGGAAGTTAATGCCGGCAGGAATTATGTCGGGGCTAAG TCTGCTGATGGTGTTTCGCCTGTTGCTCCTGACCATGGTGTGA